One Maribacter cobaltidurans genomic window carries:
- a CDS encoding NAD(P)-dependent oxidoreductase, with product MKIHKVAVIGGTGKSGTYLVSKLLQQGFHLKLLLRHPEEHCFKNPLIETLKGDARDYNSVLRCTKDCQAIISTLGQPRGEKSIFSQASKNIIKSVQKNGFSRYIAITGLNVNTPSDQKDERVRYATQWMYDNFPETTRNKQMEYEYLNQNTMVDWTLVRLPLIIQTEEHFPVQTSLENCKGDKISASDLADFLITQLEDRQYIHKSPFLYNL from the coding sequence ATGAAAATACATAAAGTAGCCGTAATCGGCGGGACCGGAAAATCCGGTACCTATTTAGTGTCCAAATTACTTCAACAAGGATTTCACCTTAAACTTCTTTTAAGACATCCAGAAGAACATTGCTTTAAAAATCCTCTGATTGAGACCCTCAAAGGAGATGCCAGGGATTATAACTCTGTTCTGCGGTGTACTAAAGATTGTCAAGCTATAATCAGTACTTTGGGTCAACCTAGGGGAGAAAAATCTATTTTTAGTCAGGCCAGTAAAAACATCATTAAATCCGTTCAGAAAAATGGATTTTCCAGATATATAGCCATAACTGGCTTAAACGTAAATACTCCTTCTGACCAAAAAGATGAACGCGTTAGGTATGCTACCCAATGGATGTACGATAATTTTCCTGAAACCACTAGGAACAAACAAATGGAATATGAATATTTAAACCAGAACACGATGGTAGATTGGACTTTGGTCAGATTACCTTTAATTATTCAAACCGAAGAACATTTCCCTGTCCAAACAAGTTTGGAAAATTGTAAGGGAGATAAGATAAGTGCTTCAGATTTGGCCGATTTTTTAATTACGCAACTGGAGGATAGGCAATATATCCATAAGAGCCCTTTTTTGTACAATCTTTAA